A genomic region of Zea mays cultivar B73 chromosome 6, Zm-B73-REFERENCE-NAM-5.0, whole genome shotgun sequence contains the following coding sequences:
- the LOC100280515 gene encoding CENP-E like kinetochore protein isoform X1, with product MKRKAQSGKSRSWWWDNHISPQNSKWLSKNLEEMEKQVKQMLGLIGEGEFSAEKAEVFYEKRPLLITHVENFYCMYRALAARYDDVTGQLRKNIPSSLQSYGSVGVSESDSETQCFTSPEFDMPQQKQKPGPDFLDFSIGSGVSSDVSKKGSERSSSSSDSDSELDEAKEENGSMFYALSQKNIELEDELQEVRGKLDALEEKHAHCQRDLSTNSKDTEHEENLHTSDVESNTLQKDAEETDFALESSTEVNSEKEALEAVLFERKNEIEMLKGAMASAAKQFEVELAHRDLEIGKCKHELGVLSEKYLHDKSTLEDELRRLHGIIKNMEGDLEKISQERLQLRSRIKELEQAAHSLDYSASEIVELQEVIRNTQAELEKVTKEKEVLKEHANEFEQLLKGLEVSGTEVAKLPETIKNLEAQLERSFEEKSVLQDQIKQLEQVMSESSEKHSHEQFSLTADLLKLSEVNASLEDKLSDVAAELIQVYADKEEESLDNEKQISVLSKDIADLRRKLELLSSEKTTVDDELAKLLADIMIRDEKMKQMDDHLNQLQLEHAKLMAEFDSAHRSLSELHAQVSELEDEVEKQKLVISESAEGKREAIRQLCFSIEHYRSGYQQLRQLLQGHRRPLVMAT from the coding sequence AAATGGAGAAGCAGGTGAAACAAATGTTGGGGCTCATTGGCGAAGGAGAGTTTTCTGCAGAAAAAGCGGAGGTGTTCTATGAGAAGCGGCCTTTACTTATTACTCATGTGGAGAACTTCTATTGCATGTATCGTGCTCTTGCTGCCCGATATGACGATGTAACTGGACAACTACGCAAAAACATTCCATCATCTCTTCAATCATATGGCTCGGTTGGTGTCTCTGAATCAGATTCTGAGACACAATGTTTCACATCTCCAGAGTTTGATATGCCACAGCAAAAGCAAAAGCCTGGACCAGATTTCCTTGATTTTTCCATTGGCTCTGGTGTTAGCTCTGATGTATCAAAGAAGGGTAGTGAAAGGTCTTCATCATCTTCAGATTCTGATTCAGAGCTTGATGAGGCCAAAGAGGAAAATGGCAGTATGTTTTATGCCTTGAGCCAAAAAAATATTGAGCTAGAAGATGAGCTTCAAGAAGTAAGGGGAAAACTTGATGCTTTAGAGGAAAAACATGCTCATTGCCAAAGAGATTTGAGTACCAACTCAAAAGATACTGAACATGAAGAAAACCTGCACACTTCAGATGTGGAATCCAACACCCTTCAGAAGGATGCAGAAGAAACAGATTTTGCTTTAGAGAGCTCAACAGAAGTCAACAGCGAAAAGGAAGCATTGGAAGCTGTGCTGTTTGAGCGGAAAAATGAGATTGAAATGCTGAAAGGTGCAATGGCCTCAGCTGCTAAGCAGTTTGAAGTTGAATTGGCACATCGTGATCTTGAAATTGGTAAGTGCAAGCATGAACTTGGAGTACTCTCGGAGAAGTATTTGCATGATAAGTCTACTCTCGAGGATGAGCTTAGAAGGCTCCATGGAATAATCAAGAATATGGAAGGTGACTTAGAAAAAATTTCACAGGAGAGATTGCAGCTCAGGTCTCGGATTAAAGAGCTCGAGCAGGCAGCTCACAGCTTAGACTATTCAGCTTCCGAGATAGTTGAGCTACAAGAAGTAATAAGGAATACACAAGCAGAATTAGAAAAGGTCACAAAGGAGAAAGAAGTGCTCAAAGAACACGCTAACGAATTTGAGCAACTTTTAAAGGGCCTTGAGGTCTCAGGTACAGAGGTTGCAAAGCTACCAGAAACTATCAAGAACCTGGAAGCCCAGCTAGAAAGATCCTTCGAAGAGAAATCAGTACTCCAAGACCAGATCAAGCAGCTGGAGCAGGTTATGTctgaatcttcggagaaacattcACATGAGCAGTTCTCTCTTACTGCGGATCTTTTGAAGTTATCTGAAGTGAACGCTTCTCTTGAAGACAAATTGTCCGATGTGGCGGCAGAGCTTATCCAAGTTTATGCTGACAAGGAAGAAGAATCTCTCGATAATGAGAAGCAAATTTCTGTCCTCAGTAAAGATATTGCTGATCTCAGGAGAAAGCTTGAATTGTTGTCATCTGAGAAAACCACAGTTGATGATGAGTTGGCCAAACTGCTAGCTGATATTATGATTCGTGACGAAAAGATGAAGCAAATGGATGACCACCTAAATCAGCTTCAGTTAGAGCATGCCAAGCTGATGGCAGAATTTGACAGTGCACACAGGTCCTTGTCAGAGCTGCATGCGCAGGTTTCTGAGCTGGAAGACGAGGTAGAGAAGCAGAAGCTTGTGATATCCGAGAGTGCAGAGGGAAAGCGGGAGGCCATCAGGCAGCTGTGCTTCTCCATTGAACACTACCGCAGCGGGTATCAGCAGCTGAGGCAGCTGCTGCAAGGCCACAGGAGGCCGTTGGTGATGGCAACCTGA